A region from the Manihot esculenta cultivar AM560-2 chromosome 13, M.esculenta_v8, whole genome shotgun sequence genome encodes:
- the LOC122721591 gene encoding putative E3 ubiquitin-protein ligase RING1a isoform X1 has translation MLLQSIQSIIKKTRTVMECLHRFCRECIDKSMRLGNNECPACRTHCASRRYLRDDPNYDALIAALYPDIDKYEEEELAFHEEERIRNKQIQASIAQIFQRQSEALVRRRTMGKETTGPFMERSQRNHRTVPSRRRRNSRGTEFQGSEDIDYENDDNGGKDSSSTDERSTEVRQRRRKRRPGIRPSQPSSSASNPEGGCIENDLEATRENRGISPGLVWNTEMLAWGRGGTRSHTRHGNASGCNNKTARSTRISKLVEYLRSLEEKNDELDVHLMLTSMDKESFTNLKQPYLCCQPSLSVKHLCEYIAQKKSLEAEEAEIFLVKGQHNLIDNLSSVHPPISVDELQILKGQETLACLRANCTSNRDYMILAYRQK, from the exons ATGCTATTGCAGTCAATACAGA GTATCATAAAGAAAACACGAACTGTGATGGAATGTCTGCACCGCTTTTGCAGAGAATGCATTGACAAATCAATGCGACTTGG GAATAATGAGTGCCCAGCTTGCCGCACACACTGTGCAAGTCGGCGTTATTTGAGAGATGATCCAAATTATGATGCTTTAATTGCTGCTTTATATCCAGACATTGACAAGTATGAGGAGGAG GAATTGGCTTTTCATGAGGAGGAAAGGATACGAAACAAGCAG ATCCAAGCTTCAATTGCTCAAATATTTCAACGACAATCTGAAGCACTAGTTAGGAGACGCACAATGGGTAAAGAAACAACTGGTCCATTCATGGAAAGGTCACAGCGCAATCATCGGACAGTCCCCTCAAGGAGGCGGCGGAACAGCCGAGGCACTGAATTCCAAGGATCCGAAGACATCGATTATGAAAATGATGATAATGGAGGTAAGGATTCATCTTCTACTGATGAACGCTCCACAGAAGTAAGGCAGCGCAGGCGCAAGAGACGGCCAGGAATTAGGCCTTCTCAACCTTCTTCATCAGCTTCAAATCCAGAGGGCGGATGCATTGAAAATGATTTAGAAGCCACCAGAGAGAATAGAGGAATATCTCCTGGCCTTGTTTGGAATACAGAAATGCTTGCCTGGGGCAGGGGTGGTACTCGAAGTCATACACGGCATGGTAATGCTAGCGGTTGCAACAACAAGACTGCCAGAAGCACTCGCATATCCAAGCTGGTAGAATATCTCAGGAGCTTAGAGGAAAAAAATGATGAG TTGGATGTTCACCTAATGCTTACTTCTATGGACAAGGAAAGTTTCACGAATTTGAAACAGCCCTACCTTTGCTGTCAACCCAGTTTGTCAGTCAAACACCTATGTGAA TATATTGCTCAGAAAAAGTCTTTGGAAGCTGAAGAAGCTgaaatatttttagttaaagGGCAGCACAACCTTATTGACAACCTGTCCTCTGTGCATCCACCAATATCAGTGGATGAGCTGCAAATTTTGAAAGGGCAGGAAACTTTGGCATGTCTTAGAGCCAATTGCACTTCCAATAGAGATTACATG ATTCTAGCATATAGGCagaagtag
- the LOC122721591 gene encoding putative E3 ubiquitin-protein ligase RING1a isoform X3 produces the protein MLLQSIQSIIKKTRTVMECLHRFCRECIDKSMRLGNNECPACRTHCASRRYLRDDPNYDALIAALYPDIDKYEEEELAFHEEERIRNKQIQASIAQIFQRQSEALVRRRTMGKETTGPFMERSQRNHRTVPSRRRRNSRGTEFQGSEDIDYENDDNGGKDSSSTDERSTEVRQRRRKRRPGIRPSQPSSSASNPEGGCIENDLEATRENRGISPGLVWNTEMLAWGRGGTRSHTRHGNASGCNNKTARSTRISKLVEYLRSLEEKNDELDVHLMLTSMDKESFTNLKQPYLCCQPSLSVKHLCEYIAQKKSLEAEEAEIFLVKGQHNLIDNLSSVHPPISVDELQILKGQETLACLRANCTSNRDYMVQV, from the exons ATGCTATTGCAGTCAATACAGA GTATCATAAAGAAAACACGAACTGTGATGGAATGTCTGCACCGCTTTTGCAGAGAATGCATTGACAAATCAATGCGACTTGG GAATAATGAGTGCCCAGCTTGCCGCACACACTGTGCAAGTCGGCGTTATTTGAGAGATGATCCAAATTATGATGCTTTAATTGCTGCTTTATATCCAGACATTGACAAGTATGAGGAGGAG GAATTGGCTTTTCATGAGGAGGAAAGGATACGAAACAAGCAG ATCCAAGCTTCAATTGCTCAAATATTTCAACGACAATCTGAAGCACTAGTTAGGAGACGCACAATGGGTAAAGAAACAACTGGTCCATTCATGGAAAGGTCACAGCGCAATCATCGGACAGTCCCCTCAAGGAGGCGGCGGAACAGCCGAGGCACTGAATTCCAAGGATCCGAAGACATCGATTATGAAAATGATGATAATGGAGGTAAGGATTCATCTTCTACTGATGAACGCTCCACAGAAGTAAGGCAGCGCAGGCGCAAGAGACGGCCAGGAATTAGGCCTTCTCAACCTTCTTCATCAGCTTCAAATCCAGAGGGCGGATGCATTGAAAATGATTTAGAAGCCACCAGAGAGAATAGAGGAATATCTCCTGGCCTTGTTTGGAATACAGAAATGCTTGCCTGGGGCAGGGGTGGTACTCGAAGTCATACACGGCATGGTAATGCTAGCGGTTGCAACAACAAGACTGCCAGAAGCACTCGCATATCCAAGCTGGTAGAATATCTCAGGAGCTTAGAGGAAAAAAATGATGAG TTGGATGTTCACCTAATGCTTACTTCTATGGACAAGGAAAGTTTCACGAATTTGAAACAGCCCTACCTTTGCTGTCAACCCAGTTTGTCAGTCAAACACCTATGTGAA TATATTGCTCAGAAAAAGTCTTTGGAAGCTGAAGAAGCTgaaatatttttagttaaagGGCAGCACAACCTTATTGACAACCTGTCCTCTGTGCATCCACCAATATCAGTGGATGAGCTGCAAATTTTGAAAGGGCAGGAAACTTTGGCATGTCTTAGAGCCAATTGCACTTCCAATAGAGATTACATG GTGCAAGTTTGA
- the LOC122721591 gene encoding putative E3 ubiquitin-protein ligase RING1a isoform X2, with product MNYAFIGIIKKTRTVMECLHRFCRECIDKSMRLGNNECPACRTHCASRRYLRDDPNYDALIAALYPDIDKYEEEELAFHEEERIRNKQIQASIAQIFQRQSEALVRRRTMGKETTGPFMERSQRNHRTVPSRRRRNSRGTEFQGSEDIDYENDDNGGKDSSSTDERSTEVRQRRRKRRPGIRPSQPSSSASNPEGGCIENDLEATRENRGISPGLVWNTEMLAWGRGGTRSHTRHGNASGCNNKTARSTRISKLVEYLRSLEEKNDELDVHLMLTSMDKESFTNLKQPYLCCQPSLSVKHLCEYIAQKKSLEAEEAEIFLVKGQHNLIDNLSSVHPPISVDELQILKGQETLACLRANCTSNRDYMILAYRQK from the exons ATGAATTATGCTTTTATAGGTATCATAAAGAAAACACGAACTGTGATGGAATGTCTGCACCGCTTTTGCAGAGAATGCATTGACAAATCAATGCGACTTGG GAATAATGAGTGCCCAGCTTGCCGCACACACTGTGCAAGTCGGCGTTATTTGAGAGATGATCCAAATTATGATGCTTTAATTGCTGCTTTATATCCAGACATTGACAAGTATGAGGAGGAG GAATTGGCTTTTCATGAGGAGGAAAGGATACGAAACAAGCAG ATCCAAGCTTCAATTGCTCAAATATTTCAACGACAATCTGAAGCACTAGTTAGGAGACGCACAATGGGTAAAGAAACAACTGGTCCATTCATGGAAAGGTCACAGCGCAATCATCGGACAGTCCCCTCAAGGAGGCGGCGGAACAGCCGAGGCACTGAATTCCAAGGATCCGAAGACATCGATTATGAAAATGATGATAATGGAGGTAAGGATTCATCTTCTACTGATGAACGCTCCACAGAAGTAAGGCAGCGCAGGCGCAAGAGACGGCCAGGAATTAGGCCTTCTCAACCTTCTTCATCAGCTTCAAATCCAGAGGGCGGATGCATTGAAAATGATTTAGAAGCCACCAGAGAGAATAGAGGAATATCTCCTGGCCTTGTTTGGAATACAGAAATGCTTGCCTGGGGCAGGGGTGGTACTCGAAGTCATACACGGCATGGTAATGCTAGCGGTTGCAACAACAAGACTGCCAGAAGCACTCGCATATCCAAGCTGGTAGAATATCTCAGGAGCTTAGAGGAAAAAAATGATGAG TTGGATGTTCACCTAATGCTTACTTCTATGGACAAGGAAAGTTTCACGAATTTGAAACAGCCCTACCTTTGCTGTCAACCCAGTTTGTCAGTCAAACACCTATGTGAA TATATTGCTCAGAAAAAGTCTTTGGAAGCTGAAGAAGCTgaaatatttttagttaaagGGCAGCACAACCTTATTGACAACCTGTCCTCTGTGCATCCACCAATATCAGTGGATGAGCTGCAAATTTTGAAAGGGCAGGAAACTTTGGCATGTCTTAGAGCCAATTGCACTTCCAATAGAGATTACATG ATTCTAGCATATAGGCagaagtag
- the LOC122721591 gene encoding putative E3 ubiquitin-protein ligase RING1a isoform X4 — MECLHRFCRECIDKSMRLGNNECPACRTHCASRRYLRDDPNYDALIAALYPDIDKYEEEELAFHEEERIRNKQIQASIAQIFQRQSEALVRRRTMGKETTGPFMERSQRNHRTVPSRRRRNSRGTEFQGSEDIDYENDDNGGKDSSSTDERSTEVRQRRRKRRPGIRPSQPSSSASNPEGGCIENDLEATRENRGISPGLVWNTEMLAWGRGGTRSHTRHGNASGCNNKTARSTRISKLVEYLRSLEEKNDELDVHLMLTSMDKESFTNLKQPYLCCQPSLSVKHLCEYIAQKKSLEAEEAEIFLVKGQHNLIDNLSSVHPPISVDELQILKGQETLACLRANCTSNRDYMILAYRQK, encoded by the exons ATGGAATGTCTGCACCGCTTTTGCAGAGAATGCATTGACAAATCAATGCGACTTGG GAATAATGAGTGCCCAGCTTGCCGCACACACTGTGCAAGTCGGCGTTATTTGAGAGATGATCCAAATTATGATGCTTTAATTGCTGCTTTATATCCAGACATTGACAAGTATGAGGAGGAG GAATTGGCTTTTCATGAGGAGGAAAGGATACGAAACAAGCAG ATCCAAGCTTCAATTGCTCAAATATTTCAACGACAATCTGAAGCACTAGTTAGGAGACGCACAATGGGTAAAGAAACAACTGGTCCATTCATGGAAAGGTCACAGCGCAATCATCGGACAGTCCCCTCAAGGAGGCGGCGGAACAGCCGAGGCACTGAATTCCAAGGATCCGAAGACATCGATTATGAAAATGATGATAATGGAGGTAAGGATTCATCTTCTACTGATGAACGCTCCACAGAAGTAAGGCAGCGCAGGCGCAAGAGACGGCCAGGAATTAGGCCTTCTCAACCTTCTTCATCAGCTTCAAATCCAGAGGGCGGATGCATTGAAAATGATTTAGAAGCCACCAGAGAGAATAGAGGAATATCTCCTGGCCTTGTTTGGAATACAGAAATGCTTGCCTGGGGCAGGGGTGGTACTCGAAGTCATACACGGCATGGTAATGCTAGCGGTTGCAACAACAAGACTGCCAGAAGCACTCGCATATCCAAGCTGGTAGAATATCTCAGGAGCTTAGAGGAAAAAAATGATGAG TTGGATGTTCACCTAATGCTTACTTCTATGGACAAGGAAAGTTTCACGAATTTGAAACAGCCCTACCTTTGCTGTCAACCCAGTTTGTCAGTCAAACACCTATGTGAA TATATTGCTCAGAAAAAGTCTTTGGAAGCTGAAGAAGCTgaaatatttttagttaaagGGCAGCACAACCTTATTGACAACCTGTCCTCTGTGCATCCACCAATATCAGTGGATGAGCTGCAAATTTTGAAAGGGCAGGAAACTTTGGCATGTCTTAGAGCCAATTGCACTTCCAATAGAGATTACATG ATTCTAGCATATAGGCagaagtag